One Bosea sp. 685 DNA segment encodes these proteins:
- a CDS encoding PAS domain-containing sensor histidine kinase: MRADTILGVARSLTHPLYRRFESLEPIFRKVLPALVAVFMLILGAGALVQTSAMRDDALLDAAGDIDLVSALIVRELEVAVQTGASPSSLLATLASKHLAPHGRIVHVSAADGQVIASEPVIGQTQRTLVDFLGQTQPLTVFGDRAGVMRITLPGATEVFATVRNLPAPLGQVAVMQPVSRALSTWQQRRSALLALIGSAALVLTAITLAFILQSRRASAADEDCDRVRQRIDSALNRGHCGLWDWDLARGRIYWSDSMYAMLGYDRSGDYMSFGEVSAFIHPDDVDLYALADAISRGEAEHLDQEFRVRGATGEWVWLKARAELVIDRRTHSQHLVGIAVDISEQRNMAERTATADARLRDAVEAISEAFVLWDGDNRLVLCNAKYQQLHQLPAELLQVGIGHDQLMALSAQPNIDREPVRTMRGTVGASSYEARLSDGRWLQINGRRTKDGGSVSVGTDITKLKQQEERLTQSEHQLLMHVTDLKASRQKLEAQAQQLADMAERYLEQKAAAESANRAKSEFLANMSHELRTPLNAIIGFSEIMENGLFGSLGCDRYLDYVRDIRSSGGYLLGVINDVLDMARIEAGRMRLEKSDVAVGLVIDEAVLKARAEIDRKHLALRIEGPRDLRLEADPHALYQILGNLIDNAVKFTPEGGQVAVRLRQVPGALNIYIEDTGIGIPKEKIDRIGRPFEQVEGDLTRSYQGSGLGLAIARSLAELHGGSLRLRSSIGAGTIVMVHLPVDGGAGRITAQAA, from the coding sequence ATGCGCGCAGACACGATTCTGGGGGTCGCCAGATCGCTGACGCATCCGCTCTATCGACGCTTCGAGAGCCTCGAACCGATCTTTCGTAAAGTCTTGCCGGCGCTCGTCGCCGTGTTCATGCTCATCCTGGGCGCCGGGGCCCTGGTTCAAACCTCGGCCATGCGAGATGACGCCCTGCTCGATGCTGCTGGCGACATCGATCTCGTCTCGGCGCTGATCGTGCGAGAACTTGAGGTCGCCGTCCAGACCGGCGCCTCCCCCTCCTCTCTTCTTGCAACGCTGGCCTCCAAGCACCTCGCCCCCCATGGCCGCATCGTCCATGTCAGCGCAGCCGATGGGCAGGTCATCGCCAGCGAGCCCGTCATCGGCCAGACCCAGCGCACGCTGGTCGACTTCCTCGGCCAGACCCAGCCCCTGACCGTGTTCGGCGACCGCGCCGGCGTGATGCGCATCACCTTGCCGGGCGCGACCGAGGTGTTCGCGACCGTCCGCAATCTTCCTGCCCCGCTCGGCCAGGTCGCGGTGATGCAGCCCGTCTCCCGGGCGCTTTCGACCTGGCAGCAGCGCCGCAGCGCGCTCCTGGCGCTGATCGGCTCGGCCGCGCTCGTGCTCACCGCCATCACCCTCGCCTTCATCTTGCAATCGCGGCGGGCCTCGGCCGCCGACGAGGATTGCGACCGCGTGCGCCAGCGCATCGACTCAGCCCTGAACCGCGGCCATTGCGGCCTGTGGGACTGGGATCTGGCGCGTGGCCGGATCTACTGGTCAGATTCGATGTACGCCATGCTCGGCTATGACCGCTCCGGCGACTACATGTCCTTCGGCGAGGTCAGCGCCTTCATCCATCCCGACGATGTCGATCTCTACGCGCTCGCCGATGCGATCAGCCGTGGCGAGGCCGAGCATCTCGACCAGGAGTTTCGCGTCCGCGGCGCCACCGGCGAATGGGTCTGGCTCAAGGCCCGCGCCGAGCTCGTGATCGACCGCCGGACCCATTCGCAGCATCTCGTCGGCATCGCCGTCGACATCTCCGAGCAGCGCAACATGGCCGAGCGCACGGCGACCGCCGACGCCCGCCTCCGCGACGCCGTCGAGGCGATCTCCGAAGCCTTCGTGCTCTGGGATGGCGATAACCGCCTCGTCCTGTGCAACGCAAAGTATCAGCAGCTCCACCAGCTCCCCGCGGAATTGCTCCAGGTCGGCATCGGCCATGATCAATTGATGGCGCTGAGCGCCCAGCCCAATATCGACCGCGAGCCGGTGCGCACGATGCGCGGCACGGTCGGCGCCTCGTCCTATGAGGCGCGCCTGTCTGACGGCCGCTGGCTGCAGATCAACGGCCGCCGCACCAAGGATGGCGGCTCGGTCTCGGTCGGCACCGACATCACCAAGCTGAAGCAGCAGGAGGAGCGCCTGACCCAGTCGGAGCACCAGCTCCTGATGCATGTCACCGACCTCAAGGCCTCGCGCCAGAAGCTGGAAGCGCAGGCGCAGCAGCTCGCCGACATGGCCGAGCGCTATCTGGAGCAGAAGGCCGCGGCCGAGAGCGCCAACCGGGCCAAGTCGGAATTCCTGGCCAATATGAGCCATGAACTGCGCACGCCGCTCAACGCCATCATCGGCTTCTCCGAGATCATGGAGAACGGCCTGTTCGGCAGCCTCGGCTGCGACCGCTATCTCGACTATGTCCGCGATATCCGCTCCAGCGGCGGCTATCTGCTCGGCGTCATCAACGACGTCCTCGACATGGCCCGCATCGAGGCCGGCCGGATGCGGCTCGAAAAATCCGACGTCGCGGTGGGCCTGGTCATCGACGAAGCCGTCCTCAAGGCGCGCGCCGAAATCGACCGCAAGCACCTCGCGCTGCGCATCGAGGGGCCGCGCGACCTGCGCCTGGAGGCCGATCCGCACGCGCTCTACCAGATCCTCGGCAATCTCATCGACAACGCGGTCAAGTTCACGCCCGAAGGTGGGCAGGTCGCGGTGCGGCTGCGCCAGGTGCCGGGTGCGCTCAACATCTATATCGAGGACACCGGCATCGGCATCCCCAAGGAGAAGATCGACCGTATCGGGCGGCCCTTCGAGCAGGTCGAGGGCGACCTCACCCGCAGCTATCAGGGCTCGGGGCTCGGCCTCGCCATCGCCCGTTCACTGGCCGAACTGCATGGCGGCTCGCTGCGCCTGCGCTCATCGATCGGCGCCGGCACCATCGTGATGGTGCACCTGCCGGTGGATGGCGGCGCCGGGCGCATCACCGCCCAGGCTGCCTGA
- a CDS encoding bifunctional [glutamine synthetase] adenylyltransferase/[glutamine synthetase]-adenylyl-L-tyrosine phosphorylase: MDGRLCDRLKAAPVLPAKARREALLTRELIERLRDDAATEALTQHFANNPASVDLVAGILAHSPFLTQIMRLDPAGLVSALTTAPEARRDALLAEIAAIAASGVETAELMRALRRFRQAMALLIALADIGGVWDVETVTAALTAMADAAVHLATEHVLRQAADLGRIRLSDPADPGAGCGLVVLALGKHGAGELNYSSDIDIVVFFDPEAAEAAGVTEPSSFFVKLTQTIARIIQERTPDGYVFRVDLRLRPDPASTHVAVALPSAYSYYETVGQNWERAAMIKARPVAGDLALGKRFLADLAPFIWRKYFDFAAIADIHAMKRQIQTVKGHETIAVEGHNVKLGRGGIREIEFFVQTQQLVFGGRRPALRGPRTLEMLGELTHEGWITPKARDELAESYRYLRVIEHRLQMRHDEQTQTLPKAKGDLEAFARFCGYPSTAAFGKALTAHARRVEGHYALLFEEGPSLASEAGTLSFTGTELDPDTLATLRKLGFRDPGTAAETVRGWHFGRRAAVTSARAREVLTELTPALLVALGRTVDPDGALAHLDNAFVRMPAAVELLTLLRSHASLLTIFADILGSAPRLAKVAALYPHVLDGIIDPAFTSANLDTDALTGRIRAVVGNPPPSVEDGLDRLRDAARQENFLVGARLISGVYRAQQAGQAYCAVAEGCLRVAFDDTRAAFAADHGVIAGAETVVLGLGRLGAGELTPSSDLDLILLYDRPEDAGPSDGAKSLDPVTWHVRFTQRLVAALTVPTRRGGLYQVDMRLRPTGNKSPVATQFSGFEAYHTGEAEIWEEMALTRARVVAGDAGLARRAQAAIGQILRRERKPAKVATAVLEMRALIAKEKGESDPRDLKLVAGGLTDLDFLAQFLVLAHAARHPGLVAPDTAAVFAATREVGLLSAADAAFLIEAHRLIGDVQLWQRFTVEDAFDPAAVPPRVLKRIATAVGRPDAKVLRAELDEMRAGVRALFQKLLGAARAG; this comes from the coding sequence ATGGACGGGCGGCTTTGCGATCGACTGAAGGCCGCGCCCGTGCTGCCGGCCAAAGCCCGCCGCGAGGCGTTGCTGACGCGCGAGCTGATCGAGCGCCTGCGCGACGATGCCGCCACTGAGGCCCTGACGCAGCATTTCGCCAACAATCCGGCATCAGTCGATCTCGTCGCCGGCATCCTGGCGCATTCGCCCTTCCTGACGCAAATCATGCGGCTTGATCCCGCAGGTCTCGTCTCGGCGCTGACGACAGCGCCGGAAGCGCGCCGCGATGCCTTGCTCGCCGAGATCGCAGCCATCGCCGCGTCGGGCGTCGAGACGGCTGAACTCATGCGGGCGCTACGCCGTTTCCGGCAGGCGATGGCGCTCTTGATCGCGCTCGCCGATATCGGCGGCGTCTGGGATGTCGAGACGGTCACCGCGGCGCTGACGGCGATGGCCGATGCTGCCGTGCATCTCGCGACCGAGCATGTTTTGCGGCAGGCGGCCGATCTCGGCCGCATCCGCTTGAGCGATCCGGCTGATCCCGGCGCGGGCTGCGGCCTCGTCGTGCTCGCGCTCGGCAAGCATGGCGCGGGCGAGCTGAACTACTCCTCCGACATCGACATCGTCGTCTTCTTCGACCCCGAGGCGGCCGAGGCTGCAGGCGTCACCGAGCCGTCGAGCTTCTTCGTCAAGCTGACGCAAACCATCGCCCGCATCATCCAGGAGCGCACGCCCGACGGCTATGTCTTCCGCGTCGATCTGCGCCTGCGGCCGGACCCGGCCTCGACCCATGTCGCGGTCGCGCTGCCATCAGCCTATTCCTATTACGAGACCGTCGGCCAGAACTGGGAACGCGCCGCTATGATCAAGGCGCGGCCGGTCGCAGGCGACCTCGCGTTGGGCAAGCGCTTCCTCGCCGATCTCGCCCCCTTCATCTGGCGCAAATATTTCGACTTCGCCGCGATCGCCGACATCCATGCGATGAAGCGCCAGATCCAGACGGTGAAGGGCCATGAGACGATCGCCGTCGAGGGCCATAATGTGAAGCTCGGGCGCGGCGGCATCCGCGAGATCGAGTTCTTCGTGCAGACGCAGCAGCTCGTCTTCGGCGGCCGGCGCCCGGCGCTGCGCGGCCCGCGCACGCTGGAGATGCTCGGCGAACTGACGCATGAAGGCTGGATCACGCCCAAGGCGCGCGACGAGCTGGCCGAATCCTATCGCTATCTGCGCGTGATCGAACATCGCCTGCAGATGCGCCATGACGAGCAGACGCAGACCCTGCCCAAGGCAAAGGGCGATCTGGAGGCCTTCGCGCGCTTCTGCGGCTATCCCTCGACTGCGGCCTTCGGCAAGGCGCTGACGGCGCATGCCAGGCGCGTCGAGGGGCATTACGCGCTGCTCTTCGAGGAGGGGCCGAGCCTGGCCAGCGAAGCGGGCACGCTGAGCTTCACCGGTACCGAGCTCGACCCGGACACCTTGGCGACCTTGCGCAAGCTCGGCTTCCGCGACCCCGGCACCGCCGCCGAGACGGTGCGCGGCTGGCATTTCGGCCGCCGCGCCGCCGTGACCAGCGCCCGTGCCCGCGAGGTCCTGACCGAGCTCACGCCGGCGCTCCTGGTGGCGCTCGGCCGCACCGTCGACCCCGACGGCGCGCTCGCCCATCTCGACAACGCCTTCGTGCGCATGCCGGCTGCGGTCGAATTGCTGACGCTGCTGCGCTCGCATGCCTCGCTGCTGACGATCTTCGCCGACATCCTCGGCAGCGCGCCCAGGCTCGCCAAGGTCGCGGCGCTCTATCCCCATGTCCTCGACGGCATCATCGACCCGGCCTTCACCTCGGCCAATCTCGACACCGATGCCTTGACCGGTCGCATCAGGGCCGTCGTCGGCAATCCGCCGCCCAGCGTCGAGGATGGGCTCGACCGCTTGCGCGATGCGGCGCGGCAGGAGAATTTCCTGGTGGGTGCGCGCCTGATTTCGGGCGTCTACCGGGCCCAGCAGGCGGGCCAGGCCTATTGCGCCGTGGCCGAAGGCTGCCTGCGCGTCGCTTTCGACGATACCCGGGCCGCCTTCGCCGCCGATCACGGCGTCATTGCGGGCGCGGAGACTGTGGTGCTGGGGCTGGGCCGGCTCGGCGCGGGCGAACTCACACCATCCTCCGATCTCGACCTGATCCTGCTCTATGACCGGCCGGAGGACGCAGGCCCCAGCGACGGCGCCAAAAGCCTCGACCCCGTCACCTGGCATGTCCGCTTCACCCAGCGGCTGGTGGCGGCGCTGACGGTGCCGACGCGGCGCGGCGGGCTCTACCAGGTCGATATGCGGCTGCGGCCGACGGGCAATAAGAGCCCGGTTGCGACCCAGTTCTCCGGTTTCGAGGCCTATCACACGGGCGAGGCCGAGATCTGGGAGGAGATGGCGCTGACGCGCGCCCGCGTCGTCGCCGGCGATGCCGGGCTGGCGCGCCGGGCGCAGGCTGCGATCGGGCAGATCCTGCGGCGCGAGCGCAAGCCGGCGAAGGTCGCAACTGCGGTGCTGGAGATGCGCGCCCTGATCGCCAAGGAGAAGGGCGAGAGCGACCCCAGGGATCTGAAGCTCGTGGCTGGGGGCCTGACCGATCTGGATTTCCTGGCGCAGTTCCTGGTGCTGGCCCATGCCGCGCGCCACCCTGGCCTGGTCGCGCCCGATACCGCCGCCGTTTTTGCCGCGACGCGGGAGGTTGGGTTGCTATCGGCGGCCGATGCGGCGTTCCTGATCGAGGCGCACAGGCTGATCGGCGATGTTCAGCTCTGGCAGCGCTTCACCGTCGAGGATGCGTTCGATCCCGCTGCCGTGCCGCCGCGCGTGCTCAAGCGGATCGCGACGGCTGTAGGCCGGCCGGACGCCAAGGTGCTGCGGGCGGAGCTGGACGAGATGCGCGCCGGCGTCCGCGCCCTGTTCCAGAAGCTGCTTGGCGCAGCCCGCGCCGGGTGA